TTGATGCAGCGATGTGGTTAAAAGTTATACTAGAATTTTGGACCACGCTAGTGGTAAATAATATACTACTCAATTCTCAAATGGGAATGTGGGAGGCATGAGTGGCGTAATGATTTACATAAATACTAGTAGTATAAATAATACTCCAAGCTACAAAGCCATATCGTTCGTTATACAGCAAAATAATGTATCAGATATTAAAGAAAAGGCGTGCATTTGccaaattgctttttttttttttttctaatgtaaGAACCTCACCCAAAGTAAATTGATCTACCAACATTTTCTTAGTTTCACGATTATGATGTAGGTGTGCTATATGAGCTTatgaacattattatttttatgatttgtatGTTGTCGTTTAAAACGTAAACGAAACTGTATATAGCCTCTGAATTTAATAGtcgatatcttattatataaaccttagttttcaaagttcgTAATTCATATAGTCGCAACATGTGTCAAAGTCAAATATATCGATTATATTTTGACATAAgtaaaaagaaatgaatttaataattattaggaaaattaaacctaaaaataaaaggattagaattaatatttttaaaaagtatataaaaccaaaagtaatttattatatcactaattctaatagaaaagttatatattaaattagtaatttaaataggaaaatatgtgcaattaataaggaaaatatttgcaacttaattgcaattattatttattataatcatatagtaaaaataaatttatacagaaaagtgattaaagtataaaaaggtttaaagagttaaaattagtgattaacataatataagaaaaataaaataatcaaactaataaattaatgtaatttttttaagtttttcaatcggtgaaAGATTTGATAACATCttataacttgacacatgtgtaaaagttaatatttaataagaagaatttgattacaacaaaaataacatatgtTTATACAATTacttttttaattgaaatatatgtattgcTAACATCATTTTATAAATGATGTAAAATTTGTATCATTTTCTAATTGCTgtgaatataaattaataaatacatcaattattaagtgaagtaaatttatatatttgtatcaataTTTTTGAAGTGATGTAAATGATTTAGATTTGCATTGgttataatgaaatgatgttatACAAATCAATAATATTATCGATTATTGTAATTGATGttaatatctaatttttatatcagttattaaatgtaatttaaaacaatatcATTAGTTTTGTGATACTATTTATGTGatataatatgtttgtttttttgtagcgTGTTTTGAACTTTATCATTGTGCTGCTTAAATATTAATGACTTTACTTTTAcagattaaaagagaaaaagttgtGCAAAAATGTCTCCAAGTTGCACTTAGGTCTCTTACTCTCTTACATACGAAAATCTGATCTTACAATGctttaatgatatatatgttttaggTACTTGAAGCAATTCAAGCAACCTCCTTAGATTCATTTCCTAtccaaagttttaatttatgcaAAGAAATAGTTAGCTTCAAAGTCTCTTGCTCCCTTGTGGAGTTTTGCTTCTTTATGTAAATCCAAGACTACTCTAAGGCTTTGAAGTTTGTGATTTAACCAAGGCTTTGAAGTTGTGATTTAGTTGTTATCTCTACTCTTTTGAAATTTGAGTAACGAAGTTTTATTGGTGATTTCTTGTAATGATGAGTCTACTACTACTGGTGTTGTGGTGACTGAATTTGGATTTGGACAATTatgtgaaaaataataattggtgTTGtggacatataatagttggcttaatgtgtttatatagacattttttaggtggtgataaagaatgtATTTGTAAAGTATATTTAGaggtaaaaaaatacacttttaatagtaacatacataaaagatttgtaaatagatataaatcagtgtttataacaaaaataaaatttataaataacgtataacaaattttaatatatttttgttaaattatttaatttataaaattttaaacccacATATCACGCGGGTCATCATCTAGTTTGGATATATATTTACAGacaaattaattatgaaagatAAGAATGGAAATACATAGACTGAATGAGGAAGGAAGAAGGTGACGGGAAAAGCATATTTCTAATAAAAGCATGTAAAGAGGTTCACGAGATCACTTTATATGGGCACTACTCTATTTCCGTCCTCTTTTATGGCCCTTTTTATTCCTTCATTTACTTATGAACTCTATTACGTTTTCCTAATAATTAAACTCACTTTTCGCCAGAAAAATAAAACCCCCTCAATTGTCATATAGATGCCTAGATGGAGAGTTCATCAAATTATTCAACCCCCTCCcataattaatcaatttacaagCTTCTATTTACCAACGTTTGTATGTATATACATCATGCATGTGCGCGTACGTATTGTAAAACGAAAATCTTAACATAATATACTTTAGTTTTATAGATTTAATCTTTGAACCCATTACTCCCAATCCCATATAGTACGTACGTAGTTACGTACTAATGTAATACTATAGATGTCTAACTGAAGAAGAAATAATCGTAGAGTTGTGGTCAGGAAAAGTTAAATAAACAACATGTGTTTGATTTATATATGCCCTAATGAATGATCTAGCTAGGGTTTTCCAATTTCCTTAGAAGGTACAATAATAATAGAATAATGAAGAAAATTAGTGGTCCTTTTTTTGCAGCCtctatgtgtttttttttttcaactttgatCCACACCCTTGGTTTCTAGTGTGGGGACTTGTTATCAGCCACGATCACAACCGATCCGATCCACTGTCTGGCCATCTTTTTCCACATTCCATGGTCCAGCCCCTTCAGGTCGATCTTACTGGTTGGTTAGCCAATGTTGACcaaattgatttggtttgggttggCTCGGTGTTTCCTAACATAGACGAGTAACCATCACTATTGAGCGTGTATATATACATTGCCGTAAATGCTCTGAAAATACCTAAACAACAAGATGCATACAAACATTGCCGTAAATGCTCTGAAAATATATTGTCAAATTAAGAAGCAAACTCgtgttttgatttgaatcatGAAGATAACAGGATATGATAAATTCATCATGCTTAATATCGTTGTAACAGAAAAGTGTACATTCAAATATGTTTGAAATGTCATCCATCAACTATTTATCATATAGACTATGATTGATGAGCCTCTAAATCACAAAATCACATAATTACCGAATAAATTTTCCAATCACAATTTTTAGAATCACGATCAACATTTAAAGATCTTAGTAATAATTACACAAGACAAAAAAAGGTAATTATgtcaatttgaaaattttagttaaatcaatgtttgtttttttctctatacTGTATATCATTTcattcatatatgttttttgttccTTTGATGATTTCATAGTGTTACCAATCAAATATACTATTGACTTTAATTGATGGAAAGTTTGGAAACTGATAAGGTGGGTCTAGTAATGCGAGTTGAAAAAAACCACGATACCTTTAAGGCTTTAACTATACCAATAACAAGCTATCAAgtatttttcttggttaaagAGAAGttgatatataattaagtttggTCTAATGAAACGTAAAATCAAATGACACAACAGTTTATAGCGAGTGTATACGTGTATGCATGTGCATGACATGGTAAGACGCCATAACTTCAAACCTTGGGGACCCAAAAAGAATTCGATTGgttgtttactttttttaagTTCTTAAATGAAGAAAATGTAAGATATTATACATAGAGAGATACTgtacatgtaaatatataaatgtatacgAAGTGAAAGTGAAGTGGGGGCCAAATGGAAACACAATCCATGTGAAGAAGTTTCAGCTTCTGATTAGATATGGAATTGAAcgaaagcgagagagagagaagacagaGAAACAGAACATAACAGAAACTAAACCAAGTTTGCAACTTTacattctccatcttctcacTCTCTGTCTACAATAACTACTCTTGCACCAAAGAGAATGTAAGAAACTAAAAGCTCATTTTTATGTATTGGCTTTTGCCttggaaacaaaatatgaaaaaagtaACCCAcctaatatttttcttcttttatttttttctgtttgtttatttgggtttataaaGGAATAGAAAATGGATATGTGGGAGCAATAAATGAGATGACAGTGAAAGCATGGCTCATTGTAGAAACACTGTTCTCTCCCTGTCTCTGTAAGAAAGATCTGTTAAGTAGCAGTGATGAGAAGCCACCAAACACTATACTCCAAAATCTCTCTCTACACGTAAAATAAATGCTTCGAACCAAAACAATGAtgtttaattacatataaattatCTACAAAAGCAAATGTGTGCATGCCACTTCATAttggttaaaatattttagacaaATAGGTcggtatatttttttgaataatatacgTTCCAAACGAAACCCTAACTTGGTTTCACGAAGATCTCTCAAGTGCTTAAATGCTTAAGTTAATTAACTCTTGCGAGTGAAGTTAATGGTCAATTGTGGTAAAAGTCCTCGGATGGTTTATACATACGTCGTATAAATGTCATAGTATACGTCTGTTTGTGAGAATTAAATAGGGAACTAAGaattaaaagacaaagaaaaaaaagaattaaaagacaaaaaaaaaaaagaggaagacaAGTTACACAACACAGGGCTCGAGAAGAGACAAGACTCTGCGGCTTCTACCCTTTTTTTTGGGGACTCACTCTTCTTATCATTCACTCCCTCTCCTTTTCTCCTCCACGTCAACTCTGATTCCCACCATCctactatatattttctttttcttctcaaatcaAAGAAACTTTGAgtaattctcttctttttgttttgtttattactactattatatatgtagaattaagaaagaaaccaaTTATCACtgtttatataattatgttcGAAACCCCTTACCTCGTTATCTTTGATTTTAGGTCGAGTATCACTCATTccgtttttttgtaaaaatgaaatttaattttaacttttcttgAACATCTTTGTAGGTTATTTTCGCACGTATAGTCAAATGTCAAATTTACGTTTaactaactaattaattttgctCTATAGTTACTAGACGTAAGATTTCATATAGTACAAGAAAAGCTGGTACTAACTCCAtggaatttgaaatttatttgaGGGAAGAGAAAGTTTTGTTGGCGAATGTGGAGTAACTGATGATTGACAGAAAGGGCCTGGAGAATTGAGTGATAagcaattttgttttatataaacacTTGTATCCCCaaataaattgataataatatatatataacgactTTGAAAAAGAGAATGTTAtggagagaaggaaaaaaaaagagtggttAGACTGAAAACGCGTGCAGAGAAGCCACGGCACAGTCTTATCATCCCTTCTCGTCTTAATTAGGGTATCCCAAATTGTTCTCTGTTCTACACACTATATTACAGTGTtgcttatatattaattatataaatacttTGTTATGCATACGTGCAATGTTgacatgtataatatatatattaagatatcTCACATAAGAGAATAGAGATTTGTggggcaatatatatagtatatggaTCTCTCAACtcattgtcaattggttttaaGTTGGATCCTATGTTTACtattatggtatcagagctttcttttgtaatttccgTTTTTCTCTTTACATCGGAGCTCGAATTGAGTGATTGAGTCGGAGAAGATGAGTTTACCAGTTGTTACATGTTCATGGATTGCGAGAATAATCATGACTGTGATCTCTGAGCTCATCGATACAATCGTAGTTTGTtttctggttcttcttcttattgtttcTTTCAATTGACCTAGTATTGGCGAATCTTGTTTCATTCTTTTCTAAATCGCCATgcatttctttaattttcttttgattgagGATGAGATCTTCAGTACCTCCCTCGTATGTTACAAATCCGGTGAATCGCACTTCTAATTCGGCGAATTCACCATCACGTTATCAAACGGATCAATATGAGAATCCTTTTTATCTGAATAACAATGATCATGTTGGGTTGAATCTTGTTACAGATCGTCTTGTTGCAGCTTCAGATTTTCATTCATGGAAGCGTTCTGTGTGGATGGGATTGAATGTCAGGAATAAGCTTGGCTTCATCAATGGTACGATCACTAAACCACCTGAAACGCATCGAGATTATGGAGCTTGGTCTAGATGTAACGATATGGTGTCTACATGTCTTATGAACTCTGTATCCAAGAAGATTGGACAGAGCTTGTTATTCATACCTACAACAAAAGGTATTTGGAAGAGTATATGTTCTCGTTATAAACAGGATGATGCCCCTAGGGTGTTTGCTATAGAACAACGTCTTAGTAAGCTTGAGCAAGGTTCTATGGATATCTCTACCTGTTATATTGAGTTGCTTACTCTTTGGGAGGAGTATACGAATTATGTAGATATTCCTGTTTGTACTTGTGGTAGATGCGAGTGTGATGCTGCTGTTAAGTGGGAGAAACTTCAGCAGAGAAGTCGTGTCACAAAGTTCCTTATTGGCTTAAATGAGTGTTATGATCAAACAAGGCGCCACATCTTGATGTTGAAACCAATGCCTACTATGGAAGCAACTTTCAATATGCTAACTCAAGATGAGCGTCAAACTACGGTAAAACCTGTCACAAGAGTTGACAATGTAGCTTTTCAAGTTGATGGAGATATGGAGAATACTTACATTGTTGCGTATAATACTTATCGTTCGAACCAGAAACCAGTTTGTACTCATTGTGGGAAGCTTGGTCATACAGCTCAGAAGTGTTACAAGTTGCACGGTTTTCCTCCAGGCTATAAGAAGAATACTACAGGTTATAATCCTAGGCCTCAGGTTCAAAATCAGATTCAGCCGCGGATGTCTATGTCTCAACAACAACCTAGGATGCCTAACTTTGAGCCAAGAGGACCTTTGACACCTAATGATGCAATGCAGAGAGCAAATGCTATTGCCAATGTACACTCTGAGGTGACTCTGAATGCTCCTGATTATGGTTCTTATCAATTCATGTCTCCACAACAGATGTCCTCCCAGTATATGCCTACTGCACATGTTCAGAGTATCCATGAGATACCTCCTCAATAACTACAACAGTTGATTCAACAATTTAATTCTCAATATCAAGCTTAAGAGCCGGAAGCTTCTGTAGCGGCTATTGTTAGTACACCCATGACTGCAACGATTTCTGAACATGGCTTGATGGCTGAAACTTCTAATTCTGGTACTTATCCTTTTCCATCTACTAGTCTTCATTATCAGAATCGAACCCTTATGTTTAAGAATCATAGCTTTTCCtcattacaaaatattttacctCATGATGCTTGGATAATTGATAGTGGTGCTTCTAGTCATGTCTGTTCGGATCTAGCACTATTTAGAGAATTACGACCTGTATCTTATGTTACTGTTACACTTCCTAATGGTACTAGAGTCCCAATTACACATAGTGGCACGATTTGCATTACACAAACACTGATTTTACATAATGTGTTACATGTTCCGGATTTCAAATTTAACCTCATTAGTGTTAGTTGTCTTGTTTCtactttattatgttttgttcatttcTTTCCTACTTGTTGTTATATTCAGGAACTTACTCAGGGCTTGATGATTGGGAGGGGTAAACTTTGCAACAATTTATACATTCTAGAGATAGAGAATGCTACCCTCTCACCATCCCAGCCTGTGATATGTTCCATGTCTGAATCTGTTTTAGCTGATGGTAGTCTTTGGCATCAACGTTTAGGGCATCCTTCTTCAGCTGCTTTACGAAGTTTAGTTAGTATCATTCcttctttaaaaacaatttcACTTGATGTTTCTCGACGTTCTATTTGTCctttagcaaaacaaaaacgtCTTGCTTATGTTTCTCATAATAATATGTCTTGTAATCTTTTTGATCTTGTCCATCTTGATGTTTGGGGTCCTTTCAGTGTTGAGTCTGTAGaaggtttcaaatattttctcaCATTAGTAGATGATTGTACTAGGGTTACTTGGGTTTATATGATGAGAAATAAAAAGGATGTTGCTAATATTTTTCCAGCTTTTCTGAAACTTATTTCTACTCAATTTCAAACTAATATCAAAGCTATTAGATAGGATAATGCTCCTGAACTGGCTTTTACTGATTTGGTTAAAGAACATGGCATGATCCACTATTTTTCTTGTGCTTACACTCCTCAACAGAATTCTGTAGTTGAGCGTAAACATCAACATTTGCTTAATGTCGCTCGTTCTTTGCTTTTCCAATCTAATATTCCTTTGCAATACTGGAGTGATTGTGTTCTTACTGCAGTCTTCTTAATCAATAAATTACCCTCACCATTATTAGAACATAAATCGCCTATAGAACTGTTACTTAAGAAAGTTCTCGATTATACTTTGTTAAAGAACTTTGGTTGCCTTTGTTATGTTTCAACATATGTTCAAGATAGGCATAAATTTTCTCCAAGAGCCAAACCTTGTGTGTTTTTAGGTTATCCTATTGGTTATAAAGGCTATAAAGTACTAGATTTAGAATCTCACTCAGTTTCAATTTCTAGGAATGTTGTGTTTCATGAAAGTACATTTCCTTTTAAGACTAGTGatatgttatctaaatatgtaGATATGTTTCCTAACAGTATTTTGCCTTTGCATGTTCCTCTGCATTTTGTTGAAACTTTGCCTATCGATGATATCATTCCTCCTACTCATCATGCATCTCATCATGCATCTACATCATCATCCCCTCATCTACATAAAGACTATAGTACCACCATTATGGAACCTGTTTCAGAGACACAGGATACAAATCATAATGCTATATCTAATGCTAGACCTTAGCGGGCTATCAAAGCTCCTCTTTATCTAGCTGAGTATCATTGTGCCTTGGTTCCTTCTATTTCCACCTTACCACCTACGCCTATCATCCAAACTCCCATTGCTACCAACACTATTATCACCAAACCTCCAACTTGTTCTACACCTATAAACCCAGATATCACCGAAACCATCCCTCTCATTCCCAAGCCTACCAACCCTGATAAACCTGCAACACATACACCCCCATATCCTATCTTCTTTGTCGTATCCTATGATAAACTAAatcctctcttttgtttctatatCTGTGCCTATAATACTGAAACCGAACCCAAAACCTTTCTTCAAGCTATGAAATCAGTCAAGTGGACTAACGCAGCTAATACAGAGCTTTCTGCTCTAGAACTGGCTAAAACTTGGGAAGTTGAGTCCTTACCACCAGGTAAGAATGTTGTTGGTTGTAAATGGAtttttacaatcaaatataATCTAGACGGTTCTGTTGAACGGTATAAAGCAAGACTTATGGCACAGGCTTTACACAACAAGAAGGTGTTGATTATATTGACACTTTTTCACCAGTTGCGAAACTAACAAGTGTGAAGCTTTTACTTGGACTTACTGCTGCCACAGGATGGTCTTTGATACAGATGGATGTGTCTAATGCTTTTTTGCATGGAGATCTAGATGAAAAGAGATCTACATGAGCTTGCCTCAAGGTTATACTCCACCTCCTGGTACTATTTTGCCACCGAATCCGGTGTGTCGCCTTCTTAAATCTTTATACGGACTCAAACAGGCATCTAGGCAGTGGTATTAATGGTTATCCTCAGTACTATTAGGAGCAAACTTTGTTCAATCACCTGCTGATAACACATTGTTTGTTAAGCTGCAAGCGTCTTCTATGGTAGTAGTTCTAGTTTATGTCGATAACATCATGATAGCTAGTAACAATGACGCTGTTGTAGAGGACTTGAAAACTTTGCTGAAGTCAGAGttcaaaatcaaagatctaggACCAGCTAGATTCTTCCTCGAATTGGAAATAGCTAGATCTTCAAAAGGAATTTTTGTTTGCCAAAGGAAGTATGCGATGAATTTATTAGAAGCTGGTTTCTTGGGATGTAAACCGAGTAATGTTCCTATGGATCCAAATCTTCATCTTACGAAGGATATGGGAACTAGGTGGACAAATCCAAAGTCCTATAGAGAACTCATAGGTCGGATGTTCTACTTAACGATCACAAGACCTGACATTACTTTTGTTGTTCATCAACTGAGTCAATTCATTTCTGCACCAACGGATATACATTTACAGGCGGCTCATAAGGTTCTGCGATATATCAAAGGAAATACATGTCAGGGTCTGATGTATGCAGCTGACACAAAACTGTGTATTAATGCTTTTGCGGATGCTGATTGGGGAGCTTGTCGTGATACACGACGCTCTGTTTCTGGTTTCTGCAGTTATCTTGGCCATTCACTCATTTCTTGGAGATCAAAGAAACAACATGTTGCTAGCAGGAGCAATATTGAGTCTGAATACCGAAGCATGGCACAAGCTACCTGTGAAATAATATGGATTCAGCAATTATTGAAGGATCTTCATGTTAAGGTCACTTTTCCAgcaaaattgttttgtgataacAAATCTGCACTTCACATAGCCATGAATCCCGTGTTTCATGAGAGAACGAAACATATAGAGATTGATTGTCACACGGTACGGGATCAGCTGAAGGCAGGAACGTTGAAGACTTTTCATGTTCATAGTGAGAACCAGCATGCAGATATACTCACTAAACCACTTCAACCAGGGCCATTTTATCATCTGCTCCAAAGGCTGTCtttatcaaatctatatcttcCAAACCAGACACTTTGAAGATATTGATTTAAGGGGGCGTATTAGGATGTAAACCGGGTCTAATGTTggttaaaaatgtttttcatttcttGATTTAGTTGGTTTACTTGTAACATCAGAGATATATAATCTGATGAGACTGTAGACTAAGTTCGCGATGATCGTGTAACAAACTTTTATTATTGAATGGAGTATCTCGTTCTTTGGATCttcggatcttcttcttcttcatcttcgtgtTGTTAAGCTCAATTTATCTTTCCGGTGTATCGGGTTTGTTATGGTATCAAAGCCCATGGTAAATTTCTCTCGATTATGGGTTTACCCATGGATGTCGAGTCCCACAAACTTCACGCTTCATATGTCCAGCCCTGAGCGTGGGGGGGTGTGTTAAGATATCCCACATCGAGAGAATAGAGATTCATGggacaatatatataatacatggGTCTTttcactcattgccaattggttttgagttggaccATATATTTACTAATAATATGTGTTAAGTGTTGTATTGATAAGATCCTAAGTTTTGTCATTGTCCAAATCTACTACACAGATCACATATGCATAGGCTtctcatataaaattttatacaattaaaaGTCTTTTTTGTGAAACTCCGTATGGAGTATATTTTATGTGTTGGGTGCTGGTTGGTTCTTCTGCCTGAAACTATTATTCGGAAATgatgtttataattatttgacATGTATAGATTTGTAATGTAGCAAATAAAGAATAATACactacgagagagagagaaaaaaaaaggtcattGTCTCGATTGTAATGTATCCATCACAGCCCCTTGAATTAATTGTCTCTATTTATCTTCAAACTATATCGATATAGATTCATACAATGAATAAACCTAACCATAATCTTCAAATCAAAAAGCAATAAACATCATTCGGTTATTAACTTGAAATTAttggatttataaattaaaatcaagaagCGGTACGGAAGGGAAGCATAGGGTGGCGAGACGGTGCTTTTAGCCTGTCTCAAACTATTCACTATTCCCATTTTTGATCTTAAATATCTTGAAATGTCTAGTTTAACCTCTTCTACATTAGTCAACTCTCTCCACCCTTTTGGCAAATCCCTTCATAAACGTCCCCATCTTTAATTTAACTTTTCTATATGTcctaacttcttttttttttttcttttcgtatgACACCCATACATACTTCGCTAGATTTCGGATTTATCGTGACATAATTTTCGTGCCGTTATTCTCAGGCAATTCAAGGATATAAGTATAAAAAGACTCTggtaattataataattaggATCGATGATGCTCACGGCACGGGCATAGAGATGTTGTTTGTCTGTATATAattgtataaacaattaatatttatacaaaGATAATGAAGTAACAACATAGGGCTCCTCAACAGAATCGTATGTTTGTCTCTACAAAGAGAGAGTATGTTTACGTGCATTTTGatttatatactaaaatattaCTATGATATACACTCCTACATGTTCATGTATACATAAATGTGTGTATATCATAATGTTTCTTGTTTCCTCGGAAACATGGACAAAAGCATCTGCTTTCCAGCTACAAAACTTTAGACACTTAATTTAAGCCACAGGTGCACCCAAATTGATACTAGTaaaatactatttaaaataagaataagaTTATGGGCATATGGATAATTAGGAAAAATCAATcccaaataaaatagttagtcTCACTTTAATTGGCATTTTGTTTACTTACTTTACTCACTTGTAATCCAGTGTGATTTCGAAACCTT
The Camelina sativa cultivar DH55 chromosome 6, Cs, whole genome shotgun sequence genome window above contains:
- the LOC109133340 gene encoding uncharacterized protein LOC109133340, with amino-acid sequence MIASNNDAVVEDLKTLLKSEFKIKDLGPARFFLELEIARSSKGIFVCQRKYAMNLLEAGFLGCKPSNVPMDPNLHLTKDMGTRWTNPKSYRELIGRMFYLTITRPDITFVVHQLSQFISAPTDIHLQAAHKVLRYIKGNTCQGLMYAADTKLCINAFADADWGACRDTRRSVSGFCSYLGHSLISWRSKKQHVASRSNIESEYRSMAQATCEIIWIQQLLKDLHVKVTFPAKLFCDNKSALHIAMNPVFHERTKHIEIDCHTVRDQLKAGTLKTFHVHSENQHADILTKPLQPGPFYHLLQRLSLSNLYLPNQTL